The DNA window GCCGGAGGCTCATGAGGGAGGATGTGAGCAAGGTCCTCGGCATTCTAAAGGTGCgcccttttttccttctttcatCCGGAATCACTGACTTTTGTCCACTGATCACTGAGATTTCCTTCTTTCTGTGATTGTAGGTGTCCGCGGCCATTGTGTTCGACGCTGGGGTCCTGTCTTGCTTGGAGTATTTAGAGGCAGCTCCGTGGGCGGAGGATGACGATGAGAAGGTGGCGGCATTGTTGACACAGCTGCACCTCGAGAACTCGGGCGCTGGGGAGGTGCTTAAGAGGGTCTCACTGGAGTTGGCTCCCTCGGCAGTGGCTGAAGAGGTGGAGGTCGGCAGTGGTTGCAATGGTGGTGGCAATTCaggtggtggggaggaggtgtTAGTGAGGCTCCTGCAGGTCGTCCTGGAAGGGAAGGACGAGAAGGCAAGGAGGGAAATGAAGGGGCTGGTTTCCAAAATGCTCAGGGAGAACAGCACATCGCGTGGAGGAGCCATTGGAGGTGACCTCCGGAAGGAGTCACTGTATTCGGCGTGCAATGGCTGCTTGCGCCTGCTGCATGAACAATTTGAGATGGCTGCAGGGGGTGACCAATCTGAGGTAGCGCAGATTGCCAGGCAGGCTGACAACCTTCACTGGATGCTTGACATCCTTGTCGAACGCCAGATTGCCGAGGATTTCTTGAGGACGTGGGCAATGCAGATTGAGTTGGCAGAGTTGCATGGCAAGGTGCCAGCAATACACCGCTATGAAGTTAGCCGAGTGACGGCAAGACTCTTTGTTGGGGTTGGCAAGGGACAGATCTTGGTGTCCAAAGAGGTCCGTTGTCAACTCTTGAGTACTTGGTTAGAACCATTCTATGAAGACTTTGGATGGATGAGGCGAGCCTGCAAGGGGCTTGACCGGCATTTGATTGAGGATGGACTGGCAAACACCATCCTGACACTGCCGCTAGCAACTCAGCAGGAGATCTTGCTGGCATGGTTCAATCGGTTCCTGAACTCTGGGGAGGACTGCCCAAATATTCAGAGAGGATTCGAGGTATGGTGGCGGCGTGCCTTCTGGAAAAGAAACGGTGAACCCGATCAACCACCTCGTTTGAGGATCACAGCAATCTGTGAGAATTCTTGATTACGTTGGTTCAGTTCTCGGATACAATGTGTGGCTGATGTTGTGATGTAAAGGTTAATGCTGTTTGATCTGTAGTTGTGATCTAACTGTCTTGTTGAGCTCTCTATTATTTCTGTTTGATTTAGGTGATTATACACGAGTATGTTCATCTTGTTCAATTATACCAGATCTGATGTACCTCTATGCTGGATCCATTTTGAATTGGAAATGAAgtaggatgtttttttttcccacctaGTATAATCAGTGTTACCTGGACACTCTTATCCAAAAAATTTTCTGGAATCATACACCCCTAATCCAAGTCAGATTCTGAGAGAGATTTTGCATGTACAATTCTTTTGTGCCAAATCGACCACATGAATCTGACCTGGATTACATGTCTATGTACAGATAACACTGAGTAACAGCTTATGGTACAGGAGTTGAGAAATTCATCTTCAATTATACCAGATCTGATGTGCCTCTATGCTGGATCCATTTTGAATTGGAAATGAAGTAGGATGTTTTTTTCCCACCTAGTATAATCAGTGTTACCTGGACACTCTTATCCAAAAAATTTTCTCCAATCATACACCCCTAATCCAAGTCCGATTCCGAGAGATATTTTGCATGTACAATTCTTTTGTGCCAAATCGACCACATGAATCTGACCTGGATTACATGTCTATGTACAGATAACACTAACAGCTTATGGTACAGGAGTTGAGAAATTCAGATACAATTTGAAGTAGTATGATGTGCTTTATTTGCTAGGGCCAAAGGAATAATCtggatatttttttaggttttaaTTTCAGAGAAGATGAAAGTGTACTTGCTTTTATCTCAAGGTTTTTTTTGTGCTCGATCAGTTCCATATTCTGTGTGTTTATTTGTGTGCTTGCTATTATTTCAAGGTTTATATGTGCTCATCTGTGTACTTGCTATTATCTCAAGGTTTATATGTGCTCAGTCAGTTCCATATTcttgtgtttttgtttgtgtaATTACTAGTTGGGTGCATGTTCTACACATCCTTTTTTATGTCTCCTTATCTGCTCACTAACCGAGCTGTCATGCCATGTGAGAAAAGTTGGTGTACAATTGGAATTGGATGGACGTTTGCTTCGGCGCAGTGTGTAGAGTAGATTCTGACCCAATCAGCTTGATTTGTTGTATTTGTCAAGTTGCTGTTGGTTGAGCTGCTATGCCGTTTTCAGGAGGGAAATGGGTGTGGTAAGAATGAGGTTATATGATATCAGTATGTACCACTGCTTATTAAAATCCTTATTGGCCATGCCATTTGTTGCACCTATTTTATAGaacttaggccgagtttagttccaaactttttcttcaaactttcaacttttccatcacatcaaaactttcctacacacgaaattctaacttttccatcacatcgttccaattttaatcaaactttcaattttggtgtgaactaaacacacccttatgtTGAAGCGAATAGCAATCAAATCTCATCATTCTATGCAGCTTTCCCTATTTTTCTGAGGGTTGGTGTGTTACTGTATCGTTCAGCATCCTTACGATTTGGGACTTCTTATTCTTCTAAGTAAGGTGATCCACTAAAATATTGTTGTATTGCTACCTAAACCAAAAGATAGAACAAAAGGTTATTTTCAACTAAAAAGTGCCCACAGTTGGCCAATCCCTCTAGCAGTATTTTATAGCTTTTGATTGAAATGCATGTTCTGCAATCAACTCTGCCTCCGTACCATCGATGTGTTACTTCGCTGTTTTCTTCTTCGGGAGTAAATGTCTTTACCAGACAGAAGGTACATTTGCCTTATCTTTTTCAGTCAAGAAAGGTGTATAAGTGTATTCGCTTTCGTGAACCGTACTGCATCTACTAAACAGGGTTTCTGTGATCCCCTGCCGCGTCGAGCAATTTGTTTTCTGAGCTATTCACACATTTTTCATGGCCAACATTTTCTTTCCTAATAAATGCAGGAATTGacttgtttcttgtttgctgaACAAATTTTGTTTATCTGATATGAAACTGAGGAAGTATGACATCAACCTTTTTTGGTCTGAAACAGAAAGAGCATTGCATGTACATCAAGGGGGAAGAATGGACAAGGGATACTGTGAAAGGGGAAGTAGGAAGAAGTACGAGAAAGAATCAGAAATGGCTAAACAACAGTACGATTGCAAGTCTTATACCATGTGTTTTCAGTTGCTCAGTCCATCTGGTAGAAGCACAATGCTCAATGACTGAATTTCTTCTTCTAGAGTTTCTTTGTGACCTCAAAGTTGCGAGGGATGTACTTTAGTAGGTTCTTTTTGCTGGAGGCCATAGAAATTTCTTAACAAATGCTGCGAAGTTCTATTAATTGGTGCAAAAGATGGTTGAATTCAAAAATTAAAGAGCCTTAAAGTATGATTGAATCTGCAGGAATGCAGTGTAGCTCCCTCGCTGCCTGAAACTATAATGACGGTTATTTCCCTACTGAACTTTATATGATCAACATTACTATTACCCTGCGGACTCTGTAGGTTCAACATTGCTGTTTTGTATATGGGGATTGGAGAACTGAAATTATCTAAACCTGAAGGAAAATGTACAAGTGGGCAGCTGACCAAAACCTGTCGTCCTGATTCATCGTTGTGTTAGGTGCCAAATCTTTGAATGTGCAAATAGACATTGAATGTTTCTTCCTGCAAATTGAATGGGGGAAGGAACAACAAAATTTCTGTCCTTCACCTCCATGTTGTGCTTATTGTAGGCTTGTATAGCCTGTTGGATCAGGGATTTGTAAACCATAATTAGTTGACGAAATTACAGTACTTACATTCTTCCGCATAGGGTGCTAGTAAGTGATGCGAGATCTTTTACGACAGTGATCGCATGAAACAGCTACCTGCTCAGCTTCCGCTGCTTCTTGAACCTAGAATCATCATCCTCTTGGATCTTTGTAGCACTAACCTGTGTTATTTGTTCGAGAAGTCTGAAATAAAACGGCAGCCACAGAGCGGGCTGAAAAGTTCAGAATTCTGGGTGTCAGCAAACTCCGTTCCCGACCGGCGTTGGCTCGGCAGCCGTCAGCTCAGACCCGGTCTTCGCCGCTGCAACTTGCATGCCGACGAgggcacaaaaaaaaatgcgaGCTTCTGTTTCTTTTAAGGGCGCACAGCAATTTGGCCAACCTACTTGCAAGCGTGTGCTCTGCTGCTTCCGTTTGTCAACGCAAAAAATTGCCAGCACAAGTGGCGCCACCATTTCTATCCAGACGGTGGCTGGCTTGCTGAACCTTCTCTACTCACCTACCCTAGTTAACAACTCCCTGTACTGCCCCCCCTTCCCTTTCGACTGTCAAGTTGCTCGAACCTACGCAAGGCTTATATTGTCCGATACCCTCTTGGTTCGTTCGTCCTAACACCGGAACCTGCCGACTTGCTAAAAAGGATTTAAAGAAAGATACAGTATTTATCTGCCaaactacatatatattgcCAAAAAGAAGCTGTGTGTCACTTTTTACCGACGCAAAAATAGTATATTACCTACTTGGCTGTAGTTGCAGTATAAAATACTTGAACATAAGTGGGTATAGCATCCGTAGGAACACATGTGAAAATGGAAAAGGGGCAGAAAGAAACCATGGAGAACACGAGTCAAACCGTCGACGATACACCGCCACACCGGCCGCTGGTTCAAGCGAGATTGACAAGCCACCAGCGGGGGCGTTGGCTACTATTCCCCGCGCGTGGCCAAGTGAACTACTGTTCGCCCCTGCACGTATGGTGGCGCAGCGCGGCGCAGAGGCTGATCTGCCGCTGACATGCGCACGCGTGGGGGCTTTCGGTTGCTGGTGTCACGTTCCCCTCCCGTCTCCACTGGCGCCGCGTGCGGGCGCGCGCGTCTTCTAGCCGTGGCTGGCCACCGGCGCGGGCAGCACACACGGCCACGGACGCTTCGGTGGTTggccgggcgcgcgcgcggctcgTCCGCTTCGTCATGCATCGGGCGCCGCCTTCACCGCGATTCGCCGTATCACCGTAAGCGCGTGACGCTGGCGAGTAGAGGTCAGATCGATTAGTCGCAAAACGTTCGGGAAGGTGCGAGTAAACCGCTGAAAACGTTTGCGGGGTCACGTGGAACGAGCTAGACCACCTCTTTTAGCTCATGATCGATGCCCTCATGCTCATCAGAGACGCATGTGTTGCTCATGCAACAATAACACCTATTGCgttgctttcttcttcttctttttttccctccgGACATGTGTGCCGCGAAGGGCTTGGAAGTCGTTCTTGGTATGAAACGTGCAGTAAATTAACGATGGCGCACCTCTAGCCTACTGATCTTGAAGAGATCGATTGATTCCTACCACGACGGCGTAGGCCTCCAGGGGCTTGACCTTTGATTGTAGTACGATGCCTAATTCATCCCATCACGCATATACGTGCAAATGCAGCCAAGCTAAAAGTACCGCGAACAGTTTTCCTCTGTCCATTCGTTCTTCATCGGTTAGACTCACATCAGTTGACACGTCAACGCCACTCACTATAAATACAAACAAACGAACAAACTCGTCTCCGATCTTTTGTGTGAATGGTGGCACAAGATTCCTCGGAAAAATCAATATGGCCTCGTTCGTGTGGTTGGCCTGTGCCGAAGCGCGGCTGGTTGGTGCGCGCTACTGCGATCTCATCTTTGTGACTTAGTTGATCCCGTGCAGAGGCGGAGAGGCTAGTGGCCAACAAGAGATCGTTTTGGCTCTACATTTCTCCATCTTGTTTCGCACAAGTTCCTGATTCGCGCCCCAACCGAATGTTGGTGAGATCATATCGATTGGCTCGGTCTGGGCGTACGTCACGGTACCCTGCTCCAACTTGAAACCGATGCACGTACCTTGGGTCCCAAGTGAATCGCCAACACACGAAACCTATCAGTAGCACTTGGGTTCCACGGGCTCGACAGCCGTGTGCCGAATTGCAGATGGATTTCAGCTTGAATAGCGTTGTACAGTAAGGTGCACAGTACGTACGTTGCCGGCCCTGGTGGACCTGATGGGAATCAGCAGGCGTCAATTGATTGATTAGCTCTGTGATTTTCTCTTGAGATCTCAGGggacatcggatgtttggacgctaatttagagtattaaacatagactaataaaaaaactaatttcaaaatgagagctaatccgcgaaacgaattttttaagcctaattaatccataattatcaaaagtttactgtagcatcacattgtcaaaattatGTCATAATTAGactaaaaaattcgtctcgcgaattagtccaagcttatggaatgagttttatAATTAGTggatgtttaatactctaaattagtgctaaaacatccgatgtgataggacTTGGAATAAGTCTCTGGAAAACAAACAGTCCCTCAGTTTATGCAATGCGCTTGATTGTGATTTGATGTCCTCCCTTGCAATTAATGGGTGGATATTATTGCAACTCTGCACGGGGGGTGGGCACGAGAGACTCCTGTTAGAATGTTAGCTGGGGCTCATAAACTCAAGGTTAGTTAAGCCTTAGGCTCGGTGTAAAAGGCCCGACGAAACTACTAGTACAACACCAGTGTTAATTTACTATTTAGTCGGATTTTTCAACTCAAATACTATGCCAACTCTTCGAATTTCCTATAATGTGCAGGTGTTACTGTACTATTTTACACGGTATGCCTAAAGGAAAAGAAATTGATGGAGAGGACTAGACAATTCTGCAGGTTTTCATACAAATATAATGATCATGATCGCCACATCATTAGAATGTGCCGAAATGATTAGTGTAACAAGTGGCGTTGTACTATTCCTCAACATTTCAAATTAATGGTACAGGTCTTTCGAAAAAAAATGGGACGGATTCTATAATACATTTTGTAATATTCTGCATTAACATCCTTCCAGCTAGTGGTGAATGATTGTgtaattttgtttggttgatcCAACTTTATTGGTGGGTAGTAGTACCGTGTTACTACATGCAACCTTAGTAAAATGCATTTATCTAGTACTCGTAACCTAGTACAGTACGTGATGGCACGTGAACGCATACATCTAGGACTCCTACCTTCGTACGATCATATTCCCCAGCCCATATACTACGgcttaaatatagactactaaTTTGGACAcgtatcacatcgaatgttttttacactaatttagagtattaaatatagactacttataaaactaaatgcataaatgagagctaatctacgagacaaattttttaaacctaattaatctataattagaaaatgtttactgtagtatcacataggctaatcatggataaattaggctcaatagattcgtctcgcgaattagtccagggttatgaaataggttttatcattagtctgcgtttaatacttcaaattagtatgcaaacatccgatgtgacagggtctAAAATTTTTTAGCCCCATCCAAGCTCCCCCTAAAGCCTAAAACAATCTTGTATGGCGTATAGTAGTATTAATTTAGGctgcaaaattaaaatttcgatAGTTGATTTCttgtaaaattatttattttttcttgtaaAAAGTATTTCTAATAAATATGAAGAGAAACGACCAGGGTTTTTCGTCTAGCTCCATAAGGTGATGGGCCAGCCAGCTTGGTTCAAAGCTTCACCACTTCTATCtatttgatatttgatattaggtttttttttccaatatttgtgttttttaaataaatatgaaaCCAATATTCCGTCAAAACATTTTGAATATAAATCTATTGTTATAATTTTTATGCGCTAAATGCACTTGTAATTTGACTAATTGCTGGTTAAAATCTATAAGGTTTGACTTTTCGAAATCTAAACATGTGTGCGGTTTTATATAGCCACCCCATCTCTCATGTGTTGCCTCAACCTTGCAACGACGTCCATTAACTTCAACTACTTTGCATTGCTCAAACTTTATGTACGAGGGAGATGTCAACAATGGGCGAGAGCGGTAAGATTGGAGGGGGAGAAGGGTGAAAACAGAGGACGATGGGTATAGAAGCAAAATTCTTAGTAACTAAAGTGTTAATGTTTGTTGCAAGGTTGAGGCAACACAAGAGAGCTAGGGTGACGTTTAGTctgagaaaatggacatttagcCATATTCAAAACTAGGTTTCGCTATTATGCCACCTTCAAAACTTTATTTGATAAAATTTCAATCTCGAGCGCACGCTACTCGTCAGATTGCCATTTTCTCATTTTCATTGACttccaaaatcaatttttgctcTTCACGTTATGATCAGATGAAAATGCCCCCATGTGCTACCTACGTGGAGCGGCCATGGTCGACGACTACAACCTTGCATGACCAACCAGTTGTAGTGGCGGCAGCAGGGGGTAGCCTGTGCGCTTGTGCTGGCTGCTCAAAGaaagggaagggagaggaggggcggtGGTGCTGGTGCAAGTGGagccgaaggaggaggaggcggcgttgTGGGGCAAGGCGGAGGAGGGTGGCGGTGCTGTTGGcgcgggtggaggcggcggaggagacgacgacacTGTGTTGGGGTGGAACAGGGGACGGTGGTGCTAGCACGGGTGGAGGGGGAAGTTGTGGTGGTGGCGATGTTGCGGTGACGGTCACGCACCACCAcgtcctccttctccgccgctctCCAATGATCGGGAGTTCCTAGAGCCGCTCGAGCCCATACACCACCTCATCCTCGGCATCCCACTCGTCGAGGGTGACAAAGCCAATGAGTTGGGTTATTTTTGTTCTATCATCACCTGTAgagtggaattttttttaaaaaaataaatgataatgaGAAAATGATAATCCATATAGTGAGATTAGCATTTTATCGTATCAAGTTTTAAAGATGGtataggccgagtttagattcaaagttttttttcaaacttccaacttttccatcatatcaaaacttttctacacacacaaactttcaacttttccatcacatcattccaatttcaatcaaactttcaattttagcccttgtttagtttccaattttttcttcaaactttcaactgttccatcacatcaaaacttttctacacaggtgtgtttagttcacaccaaaattagaagtttagttgaaattgaaacgatgtgacggaaaagttataagtttgtgtgtgtaggaacgttttgatgtgatgaaaaagttagaagtttgaaaaaaaaattgaaactaagCACGACGATAATTGTAAAACGAGTTATGAAGATGGCTAAATCTCCAATTTCTCGATGGGACGAGAGCACGGAAGGAGTAAAAGGAAGAATCTCTCTCCACCGATCTGTCATCTGTGCTTGCATCTGGACTCAAGTTTGTTGATTCCCATGGTGATATTGGTGGTTTTGTAGACGAGCGTGACACATAATTAACTTAATCGAGTCAACATCGTTATAGAGCAAGCGAACACCATGTTGGTACGTTCATCGTTATCACAAAGATATTAAAATACCGCATGGTTTAAGACTCCAACATGCAGTGTTCACGGACAAGCATTACCAAAGGATATATTACTCTTTTGTAAGATGATACCGGAAACGTGCAACCAGACTGATACTAAGATCCCACTATGTAATATAATTTTTCCATAGTATTCCAATCCAAAGTACTATCtacgttctaaaatataagtagttTTGATTAAATAGAACATATGCTATTACTACGAATATATCTTGTCTGTTCAGTTGTAtgtatctcttctctactattataaaaattgaagatgtttttatcggtattttggtacgtcatccgtatatgAGTCGCTTTTTTAAGTTCgattgcttttggaaatacaaatctgtatttgagtcagtttttaagatgattcacttttgataatacagaagaaatcatataagaattctatttaaaaaa is part of the Oryza glaberrima chromosome 4, OglaRS2, whole genome shotgun sequence genome and encodes:
- the LOC127772328 gene encoding BTB/POZ domain-containing protein At1g63850, whose amino-acid sequence is MPASSPSTSTSRSRPLFPKPSPSHLVPHDLASSWCCAPHGHTPTPAAAAASSSPSSQSSSPAAETMDPPPQPPTSYPSSYTKFNSALNAGLLNPMSPPPLPLDKTRSSPTLFDMMANEQDYHPRTAAAIHSIPAPPQQAHPLQPARSMDRQVLLQDRVAELIGSCSPGNQFNDADSSDVRLTLTSKDGLSVTLCVHRHILVAHSRFFAAKLSDRWSKQQRTLPHIVEISDCDDVEVYVETLRLMYCKDLRRRLMREDVSKVLGILKVSAAIVFDAGVLSCLEYLEAAPWAEDDDEKVAALLTQLHLENSGAGEVLKRVSLELAPSAVAEEVEVGSGCNGGGNSGGGEEVLVRLLQVVLEGKDEKARREMKGLVSKMLRENSTSRGGAIGGDLRKESLYSACNGCLRLLHEQFEMAAGGDQSEVAQIARQADNLHWMLDILVERQIAEDFLRTWAMQIELAELHGKVPAIHRYEVSRVTARLFVGVGKGQILVSKEVRCQLLSTWLEPFYEDFGWMRRACKGLDRHLIEDGLANTILTLPLATQQEILLAWFNRFLNSGEDCPNIQRGFEVWWRRAFWKRNGEPDQPPRLRITAICENS